ACGTCTACTTTAGTTCTTTTGAAATCAACCAAACGGTATTTTCTTTTATGACCGCCACCTTGGTGACGGATAGTGATTTGACCGTGGTTGTTACGAGCAGCTTTATTATGTAGAGGTTCAACTAGAGATTTCTCTGGAGTTGTTTTCGTGATTTCTTTGAAATCGAAACCAGTCATTCCTCTGCGACCATGAGAGCGTGGGGCAAATGTTTTAATACCCATCTTTATACTCCCTCAAAAAGAGCGATCTTCTCACCTTCAACAAGCTTAACGTAAGCTTTTTTCCAGTAAGGGACCTTTGTTAATCCGAATTTAGTGTACTTCGAGTGACCGCGGCAAACGCTAGTTCTAACGCTGTCTACTTTCACTTTGAAGTTCTTTTCTACCGCAGCTTTGATGTCAGTCTTAGTAGACTTAAGATCTACTTCGAACACATACACGCCAGCAGCGTTGTGATATGTATTTTTCTCTGTGATAAGAGGAGCTTTAATTACTTGTTTCATTACGCTTTCTCCAATGAGCAACGATCTACGATTTTTGCTACAGAGTCTTTAGTGATCACTGCTGCATCGTATTTCAATAGATCGAATACGTTCAAACCTTCAACTGGGAAGTATTTGAAAGATTGTAAGTTTTTAGAAGCGCGACCGAACTTTTCGTTCACAGCAGCGTCAACCAAAACAGCTTTTGTTAGACCGAAAGCTTTCAAACGTTTGTTAAGCTCAGCAGTTTTACCTTCAGATTGCATGCTGTCCACGATGAACAACTTGCCTTCTTTTTGAAGGTGAGAAAGTGCCATGCTCAAACCTAAACGACGAACTTTTTTAGGTAGAACGAAAGCGTAGCTACGAGGTTGTGGACCGAACATAGTACCACCACCAGGCATCAAAGGAGAACGTGAAGAACCTTGACGAGCTCCACCAGTACCTTTTTGTTTGAATGGCTTTTTACCGCCACCAGACACAAGACCTTTTGTTTTAGTCATGTGTGTACCTTGACGACGAGCCGCCAATTGCCATTGAACTACAGTGTGAAGAACTTCCTTTTTAACAGGAGCTTCGAACACGTCAGCAGCCAATTCAACTGATCCAACTTTTTCTTTTTTCCAGTTTAATACGTTTACTGTTGCCATACTATTCTCTCACCAACTTAACTAAAGTGTTTCTGGCACCAGGAACAGGACCCTTAACCATAAGAACGTTTTCGTCCGCTAGAACTTGAACGATCTCAACATTTTTTACAGTCACTGTTTCGTTACCCAAATGACCAGGGAATTTTTTACCAGGCATTACACGACCCGGCCATGTTCTGTTACCAGAAGAACCCGGACGACGGTGGAATTTAGAACCGTGGGCACCAGGACCACCGGCGAAGTTCCAACGCTTCATAACACCAGCGAAACCTTTACCTTTAGATTTAGAAGTGATTTTTACGAAATCACCTTTAACCAATGAGTCGATAGAGATTTGCGCACCAACAGTCACGCCATCAGGGATTGATTGGCGGATTTCTTTTACGAATTGCGCGCCATTTTCAAAACCAGATTTAGCCAAGTGACCTTTTTCTGCTTTGTTTGAATTTTTAGCTTTTTTAGGATGGCAAGCTACTTGAATAGCTTCGTAGCCATCAGCTTCGTTAGTTTTGATTTGAGAAACAAACCAAGGCTCATAACGAAGAACTGTTACAGGAACTGCCTCACCATTTTCATTGTAAATGGTAGCCATACCTTCTTTGAATGCGAACAGGCCGTTCAGCTTCAGGCCTTGCTCGTTTGAATTTGTAGTTTGTGTAGTTTCGCTCACTGTTTACTCCTAGATTGCTGAAAGTTTGATTTCAACATCAACGCCAGCTGAGAGGTCGAGTTTCATGAGCTGATCGACAGTCTGCTGAGTGGGTTCTAAAATATCGAGCATACGCTTGTGTGTTCTCACTTCGAATTGCTCACGAGATTTTTTATCTACGTGAGGAGAACGCAACACTGTGTAGCGGTTGATACGAGTTGGAAGAGGGATTGGACCCGCAACCTTCGCACCAGTACGACGTGCTGTTTCGACGATTTCTTTCGTCGATTGATCAAGCAATTTATGATCGAATGCCTTCAATCTGATTCTAATCTTCTGACTTTGCATATGGACACTCTTCTTCTTTTTAAAGTATCGTAATTACTAGCAAATTAACTAAAATGCGCTTTAACCCCATCGAAAACTTGTCCCGAATTAGCCCTTGCGGCCTGCGATTTCACTCACGCGGGAGGTTTTTTGTAAGTTGTAGACGCTATGAGTGCGCGAGTATGCGCACTGTAAAACCCTTTGTCAAAGGGAAATTATTAATTTTTTAATATCTTCCCATTTTGTGGAGAATTTCGGTTTTTGCCTTGGCTGGAACCACGGCATATTCCAAAAATTCCATACTGAAACTTGCTCTTCCCTGACTCAGACTGCGCACATTGGTCGCATAACCGAATAGGTTCGCTAATGGGGCTTCCGCAGAAATCACCTGACCGCCACCGACTTTGGCGTTCATCGTGAGAATTTTTCCACGGCGGGAATTTAAATCCCCCACCACATTGCCGACGAATTCATCGGGACAAGTGACTTCTAACTTAAAGATGGGCTCTAGAAGTTCAACAGTCGCACTTTTCACGGCATCACGGAAAGCCAGGGAAGTAGCCGCTTTAAAGGCCATTTCACTGGAAGCCTCGGGACGCACTTCTACTGAATTTAAAGTCCCCTTAATACCGATCATAGAATAACTCGCAAGAGGGCCTACTTCGGCAGCCTCTTTAAAGCCGTTCTCGACTGCTTTTAAGAAAGGAGCTGTAAATTCTTTAGACACAGAAACTTTGGATACGAATTGAATGCCGTCATGTTGAGAGATCGGCTCAATCGTCAAAGAAACTTTCGCATACTGCTGCTCACCCGCCACTTCACGTTCGTAAACGTGTTCAACCGTAGCTGAAGATGAGATGCCTTCGCGATAAGACACCTGAGGGTTACCCACGTTGGCCTGAACTTTATGCTCGCGCAAAAGACGGTCAACAAGGATCTCTAAGTGAAGTTCTCCCATCCCCGACAAAAGAATTTGACCTGTTTCCGGGTCATTTCTTAGACGGCAGGAAGGATCTTCTTTACCCAATTTTTCCAAGCCCTGAAGCATTTTTTCCTGGTCGGCTGAAGACTTCGCTTCGATCGCCACAGAAATAACAGGTTCAGGGAAAGTGATCGTT
The window above is part of the Bdellovibrio bacteriovorus genome. Proteins encoded here:
- the rplW gene encoding 50S ribosomal protein L23, which produces MKQVIKAPLITEKNTYHNAAGVYVFEVDLKSTKTDIKAAVEKNFKVKVDSVRTSVCRGHSKYTKFGLTKVPYWKKAYVKLVEGEKIALFEGV
- the rplD gene encoding 50S ribosomal protein L4, giving the protein MATVNVLNWKKEKVGSVELAADVFEAPVKKEVLHTVVQWQLAARRQGTHMTKTKGLVSGGGKKPFKQKGTGGARQGSSRSPLMPGGGTMFGPQPRSYAFVLPKKVRRLGLSMALSHLQKEGKLFIVDSMQSEGKTAELNKRLKAFGLTKAVLVDAAVNEKFGRASKNLQSFKYFPVEGLNVFDLLKYDAAVITKDSVAKIVDRCSLEKA
- the rplC gene encoding 50S ribosomal protein L3 codes for the protein MSETTQTTNSNEQGLKLNGLFAFKEGMATIYNENGEAVPVTVLRYEPWFVSQIKTNEADGYEAIQVACHPKKAKNSNKAEKGHLAKSGFENGAQFVKEIRQSIPDGVTVGAQISIDSLVKGDFVKITSKSKGKGFAGVMKRWNFAGGPGAHGSKFHRRPGSSGNRTWPGRVMPGKKFPGHLGNETVTVKNVEIVQVLADENVLMVKGPVPGARNTLVKLVRE
- the rpsJ gene encoding 30S ribosomal protein S10 is translated as MQSQKIRIRLKAFDHKLLDQSTKEIVETARRTGAKVAGPIPLPTRINRYTVLRSPHVDKKSREQFEVRTHKRMLDILEPTQQTVDQLMKLDLSAGVDVEIKLSAI